In Desulfonatronospira thiodismutans ASO3-1, a single window of DNA contains:
- a CDS encoding DsrE family protein, whose product MAEKFCVTITHCRTDGDKATLGFVVANAAQGSEKETMIFLSCDGVYCAVKGEAEKIDEGTPFAPLKELVTKFVNAGGKIWVCTPCLKKRGLTEDDLVEGATPAGGAALVEWLASGSPSVAY is encoded by the coding sequence ATGGCTGAAAAATTCTGCGTGACCATCACCCATTGCAGAACCGACGGAGACAAGGCCACATTGGGCTTTGTAGTGGCCAATGCCGCCCAGGGCAGCGAAAAGGAGACCATGATTTTCCTCAGTTGCGACGGAGTATACTGCGCTGTCAAAGGCGAGGCTGAAAAGATTGACGAAGGAACCCCTTTTGCTCCTCTCAAGGAACTGGTTACCAAGTTTGTCAACGCAGGCGGCAAGATATGGGTTTGCACCCCGTGCTTGAAAAAAAGAGGCCTGACAGAAGACGATCTGGTTGAAGGGGCAACCCCGGCCGGAGGTGCGGCCCTGGTGGAGTGGCTGGCTTCAGGGTCGCCCAGTGTAGCCTATTAA